From a region of the Mercurialis annua linkage group LG1-X, ddMerAnnu1.2, whole genome shotgun sequence genome:
- the LOC126673567 gene encoding protein FAR1-RELATED SEQUENCE 5-like — translation MDNYSIQFILFIILSTFEATCQANNYQIEGQALKNGFMDIEEPCVGMKFDNEENVYTFYKSYAHKLGFSVRKQYVHRVDGQVRRRTFCCSRQGQKGVDKRSEQVKFEHPISRVNCLAQMTCQLKSNGMFEVISFNAEHSHELTPTPMKHMLRSQRQITSAHKAVADDAAKAGLSTKSTIDLLTSQSGGREFNEFLDSDFRNYISAKRRTEMIKGDGHAIMDYFHKMQLQDPSYFYLVQLDDNDNSILNVFWEDGRSIIDYQHFGDVVCFDTTYRTNEYGRPFAPFIGVNQHKKSIIFGAALLYDETISSFKWLFETFLSAMSGKHPRTILTDQCPAMANAIEEVFSETHHRLCVWHIYQNAAKNLSHVFHSSKQFAYDFSSCVYGYEEEDKWLQAWDDMLDKYMLTDNKWCNGIFEVRKKWAMVYGRHMFTADMMSTQRSESMNNVLKKYLDAKNNFMHFFDNYNRLLSNKRYEELLIEFKMRERVPILQADVEMLRHASKIYTPTVFKMFQDEYMKILDCIMYKVDKSEHITSYKVQCGRKDQEHLVTLEASTQSVKCSCMKFIFVGILCAHTLKILDKKNIKQIPPQYILKRWTRDAKIGMIEDNCNIAVGSSPQESIGKRYSSLSHNFRKILTLASESEDMYEHACEDFKKLLKDLQVMKVSNDPSNLSNSKDNKTFSPIISEVKKKATVGRPSNRIKGALERKKKIKRQSKSQDGGMDSTNKSKEKKEDVKNIDDECINYDQEDLNVELQVLENTTQESSEKYLCEDFITTQEIIESSSHNDCSYTFSNQNQFSYTQLLQVSGGDMCLVLLLRHRSAYFPSLLVPSPPPPFTLDGAAADSFSWS, via the exons ATGGATAATTATTCGATACAGTTCAT attatttattattttgtcgACTTTTGAAGCAACTTGTCAAgcaaacaattatcaaattgaAGGTCAAGCATTGAAAAACGg ATTTATGGATATCGAGGAGCCTTGTGTTGGTATGAAATTTGATAATGAAGAGAATGTGTatactttttataaaagttatgcCCATAAACTTGGATTTAGTGTTAGAAAACAATATGTGCATCGTGTGGATGGACAGGTTAGAAGAAGAACTTTTTGTTGTTCAAGACAAGGTCAAAAAGGTGTGGACAAAAGATCCGAACAAGTGAAGTTTGAGCATCCAATTTCCCGAGTCAATTGCTTGGCACAAATGACATGTCAACTTAAATCGAACGGTATGTTTGAAGTTATTTCTTTTAATGCTGAGCATAGCCATGAACTTACTCCTACACCAATGAAGCACATGTTAAGATCACAAAGACAAATCACATCAGCCCATAAAGCTGTTGCTGATGATGCTGCAAAAGCTGGATTATCTACTAAGTCCACTATTGATTTACTAACTTCACAAAGTGGGGGTCGtgaatttaatgaatttttagaTAGTGATTTTAGAAACTATATATCTGCCAAGCGTAGAACAGAAATGATTAAAGGAGATGGTCATGCTATTAtggattattttcataaaatgcaATTACAAGAtccttcttatttttatttggtgCAACTTGATGATAATGATAATTCCATATTAAATGTGTTCTGGGAAGATGGGAGGTCAATTATCGATTACCAACATTTTGGAGATGTTGTATGTTTTGATACAACTTATAGAACAAATGAGTATGGTAGGCCGTTTGCTCCATTTATTGGTGTtaatcaacataaaaaaagtattatttttggTGCAGCTTTACTATATGATGAAACAATATCATCATTTAAATGGTTGTTTGAGACCTTCCTCAGTGCAATGTCTGGTAAGCATCCTAGGACAATATTGACAGACCAATGCCCCGCAATGGCCAATGCAATTGAAGAAGTGTTTTCTGAAACTCATCATCGATTATGTGTGTGGCATATTTATCAGAATGCTGCTAAAAATTTAAGTCATGTTTTTCATTCATCAAAACAATTTGCATATGATTTTAGCTCTTGTGTATATGGTTATGAAGAGGAAGACAAATGGCTTCAAGCTTGGGATGatatgctagataagtatatgCTTACTGATAATAAATGGTGCAATGGAATTTTTGAAGTAAGGAAAAAATGGGCTATGGTATATGGGCGGCATATGTTTACAGCTGATATGATGAGCACTCAGCGAAGTGAGTCAATGAATAATGTCCTCAAGAAATACTTGGATGCAAAGAATAACTTTATGCATTTCTTTGATAATTATAACAGGTTGTTGTCAAATAAACGATATGAAGAGTTGTTAATAGAGTTCAAAATGAGAGAGAGGGTTCCAATTTTACAAGCTGATGTAGAGATGTTAAGACATGCTTCAAAAATATACACTCCAACAGTGTTTAAGATGTTTCAAGATGAATATATGAAGATTTTAGATTGTATTATGTACAAAGTTGACAAATCTGAACATATTACAAGCTATAAAGTCCAGTGTGGTAGAAAGGATCAAGAACATTTGGTCACATTAGAAGCATCAACACAATCAGTTAAATGTAGttgtatgaaatttatttttgtggGAATTTTATGCGCACATACTTTGAAAATCCttgataagaaaaatattaaacagATTCCACCACAATACATCTTGAAGAGATGGACAAGAGATGCAAAGATTGGAATGATTGAGGACAATTGTAACATTGCGGTTGGAAGTAGTCCGCAAGAGTCAATTGGAAAAAGATATTCATCTTTGAGTCATAATTTTCGAAAAATATTGACACTTGCATCAGAAAGTGAGGATATGTATGAGCATGCATGTGaagatttcaaaaaattattaaaagactTACAAGTAATGAAGGTAAGTAATGATCCATCTAATCTGTCCAATTCAAAAGATAACAAAACATTTTCTCCTATTATATCTGAAGTCAAGAAAAAAGCGACTGTTGGACGTCCAAGTAATAGGATAAAAGGTGCtttagaaagaaagaaaaaaattaaacgtcAATCTAAATCACag gaTGGCGGTATGGATTCTACTAACAAGTCCAAAGAAAAGAAGGAAGACGTCAAAAATATTGAT GATGAATGCATCAATTATGATCAAGAAGATCTGAACGTCGAATTACAAGTATTGGAAAATACTACTCAG GAATCAAGTGAAAAATATTTATGTGAAGACTTTATTACTACTCAAGAGATAATAGAAAGTTCATCACATAATGATTGTTCTTATACATTTTCCAATCAAAATCAATTCTCGTATACTCAGCTTCTTCAG GTGAGTGGTGGTGACATGTGTCTCGTGCTTCTACTACGCCATCGCTCGGCTTATTTTCCGTCGCTGCTGGTTCCTTCTCCACCGCCGCCGTTTACTCTAGATGGTGCCGCTGCTGATTCCTTCTCATGGTCATAG
- the LOC126676479 gene encoding probable E3 ubiquitin-protein ligase ARI8 — protein MQTPNPSTPPQDDTSVDCYSDGFDDAYFDDADTIISDDAIFFESHLHYAHDSHHITLNKQNYIILKEDDLRQRMEDHLTQLCAVLSVPKHEASLLLCYFNWSVAKVYDSWFSDESQVRDKVGLLEKNKTEFPIDFESIDCGICFESYPIERVSSVACGHSYCNDCWSSYVTTSINNDGLGCLMLKCPHPSCNIAVGKNMIDLLVSRDDRSKYSRCLVRSYVEQSRKIKWCPGRNCDYAVEILDTDGSFDVTCHCFASFCWNCDEESHRPVDCETVKKWISKNSSESENVNYILTYCKPCPKCRRPIEKNAGCMHMTCKICSHSFCWLCLAPYYNHMQCNAYSDNVVKKKEMGMQSLEKYTHYFERWDANRKSKLKAISDFQNVKNVTFKKLSKIQGIPENDFEFITKAWIQVVECRRVLMWSYAYGYYLPEIELGKKEFFEYLQGEAESGLEKLHNYAEKELEQFLESDGLSKDFIKFQRELRGLTVVTGNYFEKLIRALENGLSDVVSISINGASSSSSTDEIQTDEIEDYWFCDRCSFANVGSVLNCQMCVLDIEN, from the coding sequence ATGCAAACTCCAAATCCCTCTACTCCACCGCAAGACGACACTTCCGTTGACTGCTACAGCGACGGCTTCGATGACGCTTATTTCGACGACGCTGATACCATCATCTCCGACGACGCTATTTTCTTTGAATCCCACCTTCATTATGCTCATGATTCTCATCATATCACtctaaataaacaaaattacataaTCCTTAAAGAAGACGACTTACGTCAACGCATGGAGGATCATCTTACTCAACTCTGCGCAGTCCTCTCTGTACCCAAACACGAGGCAAGTCTGTTACTCTGTTACTTTAATTGGTCCGTCGCTAAAGTCTACGATTCTTGGTTTTCCGATGAGTCTCAAGTACGTGACAAAGTTGGGTTGCTagagaaaaataaaacagaATTCCCAATTGATTTCGAATCTATCGATTGtggaatttgtttcgaatcgtacCCGATTGAAAGAGTCAGTTCAGTCGCATGTGGTCATTCTTATTGTAATGATTGTTGGTCCAGTTATGTTACCACTTCTATTAATAACGACGGTCTTGGTTGTTTAATGCTTAAATGCCCTCACCCGTCTTGTAATATTGCTGTTGGTAAGAATATGATTGATTTATTAGTTTCGAGAGATGATCGGAGTAAATACTCGAGATGCCTTGTCAGATCATACGTTGAACAGAGCAGAAAAATTAAATGGTGTCCCGGGAGAAACTGTGATTATGCAGTTGAGATTTTAGATACAGATGGAAGCTTTGATGTTACTTGCCATTGTTTTGCTAGTTTTTGCTGGAATTGCGATGAGGAAAGTCACCGGCCGGTTGATTGTGAGACTGTGAAAAAATGGATTTCGAAGAATTCATCGGAATCTGAAAATGTTAACTACATTCTTACATATTGTAAGCCGTGTCCGAAGTGCCGGCGACCGATTGAGAAGAACGCAGGGTGCATGCACATGACGTGTAAAATCTGCAGTCATAGTTTTTGCTGGTTATGTCTTGCTCCCTACTACAATCACATGCAGTGTAATGCATATTCTGATAATGTCGTCAAGAAAAAGGAAATGGGTATGCAATCTTTAGAGAAATACACTCATTATTTCGAAAGATGGGACGCTAATCGAAAATCAAAACTCAAAGCAATTTCAGATTTCCAGAATGTCAAGAATGTGACTTTCAAAAAGCTGAGTAAGATACAAGGCATACCTGAGAATGATTTTGAATTCATCACAAAAGCATGGATACAAGTGGTTGAATGCCGGCGAGTGCTGATGTGGAGCTACGCGTATGGGTATTACTTGCCGGAGATTGAGTTGGGTAAGAAAGAGTTTTTCGAGTATTTACAGGGAGAAGCAGAGTCTGGATTGGAAAAACTTCATAATTATGCAGAGAAAGAATTAGAACAGTTTCTTGAATCTGATGGATTGTCAAAGGATTTTATTAAGTTTCAGAGGGAGCTACGTGGACTCACTGTTGTGACTGGAAATTACTTTGAGAAGCTGATAAGAGCATTAGAGAATGGTTTGTCTGATGTGGTTTCGATATCCATTAATGGCGCAAGCAGCAGCAGCTCAACGGATGAGATTCAAACAGATGAAATTGAAGATTATTGGTTCTGTGATCGTTGCAGTTTTGCGAATGTAGGGTCTGTGTTAAACTGCCAGATGTGTGTTTTggatattgaaaattaa
- the LOC126664705 gene encoding uncharacterized protein LOC126664705, whose translation MELQSVCRGFTPPNLTLSAQCLSCRRIIVSTRLGSSSRTYRSSLSRRVLVHASSSNSSADTNLQLSYRQTSGVPVASFDGLEPFRGNSGSVSFCGLTHQSVEARKLVSAPFSEDKGSFLWVLGPIALLSSLFVPQFYLNNAIESFIKDAILVEIVSSLFSEAMFYAGVSIFLLVTDRIQRPYLQFSPKSWGLVTGLKGYLTSAFFAMGFKVIAPLLVVFITWPVLRLPALVAVLPFLAGCIAQRIFEIRLDQRGSSCWPLVPIIFEVYRIYQLTKATHFIEKLMFAMRELPESPQLFERNNALIVMIVTFQVLGVVCLWSLLTFFIRLFPSRPVAENY comes from the exons ATGGAGCTTCAATCAGTTTGTCGTGGATTTACACCTCCAAACCTTACATTATCAGCTCAGTGTCTCTCGTGTCGTCGAATAATT GTTTCTACCAGGCTTGGAAGCTCTTCAAGAA CATATCGGTCTAGCTTAAGCAGAAGAGTCCTAGTTCACGCTTCAAGTTCTAATTCTAGTGCGGACACAAATTTGCAGCTTTCGTATAGGCAAACTTCAGGTGTGCCTGTTGCTAGTTTTGATGGGTTGGAACCATTTAGAGGTAATTCAGGTTCTGTTTCCTTTTGTGGATTGACTCACCAGTCTGTGGAAGCTAGAAAATTGGTGTCAGCACCTTTCAGTGAAGACAAAGGATCATTTCTTTGGGTTTTGGGACCTATCGCATTGTTATCATCATTGTTTGTTCCGCAGTTCTACCTTAACAATGCAATTGAGTCTTTCATCAAGGATGCCATTCTTGTAG AAATTGTCTCTTCTTTGTTCTCTGAAGCAATGTTTTACGCCGGTGTTTCAATATTCCTGCTTGTAACTGATAGAATTCAGCGCCCGTATctgcaatttagccccaaaagtTGGGGCCTCGTCACAGGCCTTAAAGGATACTTGACATCTGCATTCTTTGCCATGGGCTTCAAGGTCATTGCTCCTCTTCTTGTTGTATTCATAACCTGGCCGGTACTTCGCCTGCCTGCCTTGGTTGCTGTGCTTCCCTTCCTAGCCGGCTGCATTGCTCAACGTATCTTCGAGATTCGTTTGGACCAGCGAGGTTCATCGTGCTGGCCTTTAGTCCCCATTATTTTTGAG GTTTATAGAATCTATCAATTGACGAAAGCTACTCATTTTATCGAGAAATTGATGTTCGCCATGAGGGAGCTTCCTGAATCTCCACAGTTGTTTGAAAGAAACAATGCCTTAATTGTGATGATAGTCACCTTCCAAGTCCTTGGCGTGGTTTGCCTCTGGTCATTGTTGACCTTTTTCATAAGGCTATTTCCTTCTAGACCTGTAGCTGAGAACTATTGA
- the LOC126659519 gene encoding exocyst complex component SEC3A, giving the protein MAKSSADDEELRRACEAAIEGTKQKIVMSIRVAKSRGIWGKSGKLGRQMAKPRVLALSTKSKGARTKSFLRVLKYSTGGVLEPAKLYKLKHLSKVEVIANDPSGCTFTLGFDNLRSQSVAPPQWTMRNIDDRNRLIFCILNICKDVLARLPKVVGLDVVEMALWAKENTPTVTKQTRQQDGKPVVATVTESDLKVSVEKELVSQAEEEDMEALLDTYVMGIGEAEAFSERLKRELLALEAANVHAILESEPLIEEVLQGLEAATNCVDDMDEWLGIFNVKLRHMREDIESIEIRNNKLEMQSVNNKSLIEELDKLLERLRVPSEYAACLTGGSFDEARMLQNIEACEWLTGALRGLQVPNLDSTFANMRAVKEKRAELEKLKSTFVRRASEFLRNYFASLVDFMISDKSYFSQRGQLKRPDHADLRYKCRTYARLLQHLKSLDKNCLGPLRKAYCSSLNLLLRREAREFANELRASTKASRNPTVWLEASTGSNQSAQTADTSSVSDAYAKMLTIFIPLLVDESSFFAHFMCFEVPALVPPGGVANGNRGGNEADDDDDLGILDIDENDSKAGKQSADLSALNESLQDLLDGIQEDFYAVVDWAYKIDPLRCISMHGITERYLSGQKADAAGFVRLLLGDLESRISMQFSRFVDEACHQIERNERNVRQMGVLSYIPRFATLATRMEQYIQGQSRDLVDQAYTKFVSIMFVTLEKIAQTDPKYADIFLLENYAAFQNSLYDLANCVPTLAKFYHQASEAYEQACTRHISMIIYYQFERLFQFARKIEDLMYTITPEEIPFQLGLSKMDLRKMLKASLSGVDKSISAMSKKLQKNLTSEELLPSLWDKCKKEFLDKYESFAQLVAKIYPNETIPSVPEMKDLLASM; this is encoded by the exons atggCGAAATCGAGCGCGGATGACGAAGAGCTAAGGAGAGCCTGTGAGGCAGCAATTGAAGGCACTAAGCAGAAGATCGTGATGTCGATCCGCGTCGCTAAAAGTAGAGGGATCTGGGGCAAATCTGGAAAATTAGGTCGTCAAATGGCCAAACCTAGGGTTCTTGCTCTTTCCA CAAAATCAAAGGGTGCACGGACTAAATCATTTCTTCGAGTCTTAAAATATTCAACTGGTGGAGTTCTCGAg CCTGCAAAATTATACAAGCTGAAGCATCTTTCAAAGGTGGAGGTCATAGCTAATGATCCTAGTGGATGTACATTTACCCTG GGTTTTGATAACCTTAGAAGCCAGAGTGTTGCTCCACCCCAATGGACTATGCGCAATATTGATGATAG GAATCGCCTTATATTTTGCATCTTAAACATCTGCAAAGATGTACTTGCCCGTCTACCCAAAGTAGTTGGCTTGGATGTCGTGGAGATGGCACTTTGGGCTAAG GAAAATACACCTACAGTTACCAAGCAAACTCGTCAGCAAGATGGAAAGCCTGTTGTGGCTACAGTGACAGAAAGTGACTTGAAAGTGAGTGTTGAAAAGGAACTCGTCTCCCAAGCTGAGGAAGAGGACATGGAGGCCCTCCTTGATAC CTATGTCATGGGTATTGGTGAAGCTGAGGCATTTTCGGAAAGGTTGAAGCGTGAACTTCTTGCTCTTGAAGCTGCCAATGTTCATGCCATCTTAGAAAGTGAACCTTTGATAGAAGAG GTGCTGCAAGGGCTCGAGGCTGCAACAAATTGTGTTGATGACATGGATGAATGGTTAGGCATCTTCAACGTGAAACTTAGACACATGAGAGAAGACATTGAATCT ATAGAAATCCGCAATAACAAGTTGGAGATGCAGTCTGTAAATAACAAATCACTGATTGAAGAACTTGATAAGCTTCTCGAACGGTTGCGTGTCCCTTCTGAA TATGCAGCATGCCTAACAGGTGGTTCATTTGATGAGGCCCGCATGCTTCAAAATATTGAAGCGTGTGAATGGTTAACTGGTGCTTTGCGTGGTCTTCAAGTACCTAATCTCGATTCTACCTTTGCAAACATGCGTGCT GTTAAAGAGAAGCGAGCAGAACTTGAGAAATTGAAGTCTACTTTTGTTAGGAGAGCTTCCGAATTTTTGAGAAACTACTTTGCTAGTTTGGTGGATTTCATGATAAGTGACAAGAGTTACTTTTCACAA CGGGGGCAGTTGAAGAGGCCTGATCATGCAGACTTAAGGTACAAATGCAGGACATATGCTCGCCTTTTGCAACATTTAAAG AGTCTTGATAAGAATTGCTTGGGTCCTTTGAGGAAAGCATATTGTAGCTCCCTTAACTTGCTTCTTCGCCGTGAG GCCCGTGAGTTTGCTAATGAGCTTCGTGCTAGTACGAAAGCGTCAAGAAATCCAACTGTATGGCTTGAAGCTTCCACAGGCTCCAACCAAAGTGCACAAACTGCAGATACGTCGTCAGTTTCAGATGCTTATGCCAAAATGCTGACAATTTTTATCCCACTCCTCGTAGATGAG AGCTCTTTTTTCGCGCACTTCATGTGCTTTGAAGTTCCTGCGTTGGTTCCCCCTGGAGGTGTTGCTAATGGTAATAGAGGTGGAAATGAGGCCGATGATGATGACGATTTGGGTATTTTGGACATTGATGAGAATGACAGTAAAGCTG GTAAACAGTCAGCAGATCTGTCAGCACTAAATGAATCTCTTCAGGATTTACTGGATGGAATCCAA GAAGATTTCTATGCCGTTGTCGATTGGGCATACAAGATTGATCCCCTACGCTGCATATCAATGCATGGGATTACAGAGCGTTATCTCTCTGGTCAGAAAGCTGATGCAGCAGGATTTGTGCGTCTCTTACTTGGTGACCTGGAGTCAAGAATTTCTATGCAATTCAGCCGT TTTGTTGATGAAGCTTGCCATCAGATTGAAAGAAATGAGCGTAATGTGCGGCAGATGGGGGTGTTATCTTACATACCTAG GTTTGCAACTCTTGCAACTCGCATGGAACAGTACATTCAAGGGCAATCCAGGGATTTGGTTGATCAGGCATACACAAAATTC GTTAGCATAATGTTTGTAACTTTGGAAAAAATTGCGCAAACAGATCCGAAATATGCAGACATTTTTCTTTTAGAAAACTATGCAGCTTTTCAGAATAG CTTATATGACCTAGCCAATTGTGTTCCAACATTGGCCAAGTTTTATCACCAGGCAAGTGAAGCTTATGAACAAGCCTGCACTCGTCACATCAGTATGATCATCTATTAT CAATTTGAACGACTCTTCCAGTTTGCCCGCAAGATTGAGGATTTGATGTACACAATTACACCAGAAGAG ATACCTTTCCAGCTAGGATTGTCAAAAATGGATCTCCGGAAGATGTTGAAAGCGAGTCTATCTGGC GTTGATAAGTCCATCAGTGCGATGTCTAAGAAGTTGCAGAAAAACTTAACCTCAGAAGAGTTACTACCATCTTTGTGGGACAAATGCAAG AAAGAGTTTTTGGACAAGTATGAAAGTTTTGCCCAGCTCGTCGCCAAGATATATCCAAATGAAACCATCCCGTCTGTGCCAGAAATGAAAGATCTTCTGGCGTCAATGTAA
- the LOC126680897 gene encoding uncharacterized protein LOC126680897, translating into MTATRISRSFRPMSHLHPPGPNSSSVSAVKCIANKSPGLGGEKMLSGDHDDKKKQKVSVKAAAAIAEWLITSEPVVVDRTLIDLASLLGIVGNALVKVLRPAVKRRPQKLQVQMLIEKTIIDCRFFTLFAVGGSLLSSVLCFAEGCFLIIESYIQYFSSLSHHSDQGHIVQLLIEAIDMFLVGTAMLLFGVGLYAIFVKSKSSKENGKWLPESNLFGLFSLKSLPTWVQVDSVSQAKSRIGHSVIMILQVGLLEKFKNVALVTSLDLACFAGAVLVSSACLFLLSKLSDGM; encoded by the exons ATGACAGCCACAAGAATCTCACGTTCTTTTAGGCCGATGAGTCATCTTCATCCTCCCGGACCAAATTCTTCTTCTGTTTCGGCGGTGAAATGCATTGCCAACAAGTCGCCGGGGTTGGGCGGAGAAAAGATGCTTTCAGGAGATCATGACGATAAAAAGAAACAGAAAGTATCTGTAAAAGCAGCGGCGGCCATTGCAGAGTGGTTGATTACTTCAGAGCCAGTGGTTGTTGATCGGACATTAATAGATCTTGCTTCTTTGCTCGGAATTGTAGGCAATGCGCTAGTTAAGGTATTGAGACCTGCTGTGAAACGAAGGCCGCAGAAATTGCAGGTTCAGATGCTCATTGAAAAG ACCATAATAGACTGCAGATTCTTTACATTATTTGCGGTCGGAGGATCCTTGCTTAGTTCAGTTTTATGTTTCGCAGag GGGTGTTTTTTGATTATAGAGTCATATATTCAGTATTTCAGTTCGTTATCTCATCATTCAGATCAAGGACATATAGTGCAATTACTTATAGAAGCCATAG ACATGTTCTTGGTAGGAACAGCCATGCTTCTTTTCGGGGTTGGGCTTTATGCAATCTTTGTGAAATCAAAGAGTTCAAAAGAAAATGGAAAATGGCTGCCAGAATCAAACTTATTTGGGTTATTCTCTCTAAAG AGTCTTCCAACATGGGTGCAAGTGGATTCAGTTTCGCAAGCCAAATCAAGAATTGGGCATTCTGTAATAATGATTCTTCAGGTGGGATTGCTGGAGAAATTCAAGAACGTAGCTCTTGTTACCAGTTTGGATCTGGCTTGTTTCGCCGGAGCTGTCCTGGTTTCCTCAGCTTGTTTATTCCTTCTCTCTAAACTTTCTGATGGCATGTAG
- the LOC126664706 gene encoding octanoyltransferase LIP2p, chloroplastic-like, producing MVFVSEISSFGSIPTWPINNHYAPSPKIVSRNQVYNHRASDRRTCELFDLSKELVSYRTAWNWQKEIVKEKKALIEKNVECPDTLIVLQHHPVYTLGTGSSLDFLNFNIQNAPFEIFRTERGGEVTYHGPGQVVMYPIINLRNHKMDLHWYLRALEEVVIRVLSSTFSIQASRIEGLTGVWVGDLKLAAIGIKVNQWIAYHGLALNVTTDLTPFDWIVPCGIKNRRVGSIKGLLQELQSGIDCGSGDMHQFDDLELIDISCKSLIREFSEVFQLNVCHKTSSIVEFLDNTTIKSLRDD from the exons ATGGTATTTGTATCAGAAATTTCAAGTTTTGGCTCAATTCCCACGTGGCCAATAAACAACCACTATGCACCCTCGCCAAAAATTGTCTCGCGCAATCAAGTTTACAATCACAGGGCATCTGATCGGAGAAC GTGTGAGCTTTTCGATTTGAGTAAAGAGTTGGTATCGTATAGGACTGCATGGAACTGGCAAAAAGAGATAGTTAAGGAGAAAAAGGCTTTAATTGAAAAGAATGTAGAGTGCCCAGATACTCTGATTGTATTACAGCATCATCCTGTTTATACATTGGGCACAGGCAGTTCCTTGGACTTCCTCAATTTCAATATACAGAATGCTCCTTTTGAGATTTTTAGAACTGAACGAGGAGGAGAAGTTACATATCATGGGCCCGGCCAG GTAGTGATGTACCCCATTATCAATCTTAGAAACCACAAGATGGATCTCCATTGGTACCTAAGGGCACTTGAAGAGGTGGTTATTCGTGTTCTTTCTTCAACATTTTCTATCCAGGCTTCTCGCATTGAGGGTTTGACTGGAGTGTGGGTCG GAGATTTGAAACTGGCAGCAATTGGAATAAAAGTGAACCAATGGATAGCTTATCATGGTTTAGCCCTAAATGTCACCACGGATTTGACGCCGTTTGACTGGATAGTCCCATGCGGGATCAAGAACCGAAGAGTTGGAAGCATCAAAGGGTTGCTACAAGAATTACAGTCTGGTATTGATTGTGGAAGTGGAGATATGCATCAATTTGATGATCTTGAGTTGATTGATATTAGCTGCAAGTCTCTAATTAGGGAGTTCTCTGAAGTTTTTCAGCTTAATGTCTGTCACAAAACCTCATCTATTGTAGAGTTTTTGGATAACACAACAATCAAAAGCTTACGTGATGACTAA